The Novipirellula caenicola genome includes a region encoding these proteins:
- a CDS encoding Fur family transcriptional regulator, producing the protein MSDSSSPSLQPIDVSLTPQERFEEYLQTRGLRQTSQRKTLVDQVFSHHDHFDADELIDRLPRKGAKNYVSSATVYRTLREFVDAGLLKSFQLEGRTVYEHDYGYPQHDHLYCTRCRELFEFQSEPLTKLLEEIGVEHGFRISGHRMIIHGVCRECSKSRRKKRKQDLV; encoded by the coding sequence GTGTCTGACTCATCATCTCCTTCGCTTCAACCAATCGACGTTTCGCTGACCCCTCAAGAGCGTTTTGAGGAGTACCTGCAAACGCGTGGGCTTCGACAAACCAGCCAACGCAAAACGTTGGTCGATCAAGTCTTTAGTCACCACGACCATTTTGATGCCGACGAACTGATTGATCGCTTGCCTCGAAAAGGGGCCAAGAACTATGTCAGCAGCGCGACGGTCTATCGAACGCTGCGTGAATTCGTCGACGCCGGGCTGCTGAAAAGCTTCCAGCTCGAAGGACGGACGGTCTACGAACACGACTACGGTTACCCCCAGCACGATCATCTGTACTGCACTCGTTGTCGCGAGCTGTTCGAGTTCCAAAGCGAACCGCTCACCAAGCTGCTTGAAGAGATCGGCGTCGAGCATGGATTTCGCATCTCGGGTCACCGCATGATCATCCACGGGGTGTGCCGCGAATGCAGCAAGAGCCGCCGCAAAAAACGCAAGCAAGACTTGGTTTAG
- a CDS encoding CNNM domain-containing protein, which produces MSPLLAAWGWLLVMGVLILLSALFSGSEAAFFSLPHRERLRLKRRGVTGRMAAAMLDDSDRLLSAILFWNLLINMTYFAIASIVGTKLQEDPQGGSSLAVGFTAGSLMVIIFFSEMLPKSIAVLAPARLSLLVAPPLNIAVKIVSPVLPLVKTTNLAVSRLIWPSFRPEPEIDLADIERAIELGTDDAALLQRERIVLSGLVEMAEIRVAELMRLRSKLMLCTVDEVHQIFSQDQPLNGYVLITDSAGESIDAAISIRLLRPSQIDDIANAMEPVIYVPWSARVSQVLDQLNDDDRSVAVVVNEFGEAIGAITIDDILQYVFASRHAHEMDTIGEATIQMLEENHYRVHGSASARALAKRLGIETVEEGVTTVAGLIQRHNERLPRVGDRAPLDRYTLEVIEEKDDAVWIDVRVIEERSDSPEMPS; this is translated from the coding sequence TTGAGTCCGCTATTAGCAGCTTGGGGATGGCTGCTGGTGATGGGAGTGTTGATCCTGCTAAGCGCACTCTTTAGTGGTAGTGAAGCGGCGTTTTTTTCGCTGCCTCATCGCGAACGCTTGCGATTGAAGCGACGCGGCGTCACCGGCCGCATGGCGGCGGCGATGTTGGACGATTCGGATCGTTTGCTGTCGGCGATCTTGTTTTGGAATCTTCTCATTAACATGACGTACTTTGCGATCGCTTCGATCGTGGGGACCAAATTGCAAGAGGATCCGCAAGGCGGCTCGTCGCTCGCGGTCGGCTTCACTGCGGGCAGCTTGATGGTGATCATCTTCTTTAGCGAGATGTTGCCCAAAAGTATTGCGGTGCTTGCCCCGGCACGGCTGAGTCTGCTTGTCGCACCGCCGCTGAATATCGCGGTCAAAATCGTCAGCCCGGTGTTGCCGTTGGTCAAAACGACCAACCTTGCCGTCAGCCGTTTGATTTGGCCGTCGTTTCGCCCCGAACCGGAAATCGATCTCGCCGATATCGAACGCGCCATCGAACTGGGAACCGACGACGCGGCGCTACTGCAACGCGAGCGGATCGTGTTGTCAGGACTGGTGGAAATGGCCGAAATTCGCGTTGCCGAACTGATGCGGCTTCGGAGCAAGTTGATGTTGTGCACCGTTGACGAAGTGCATCAGATTTTCAGCCAAGATCAACCGCTAAACGGCTACGTTTTGATCACCGACAGCGCCGGAGAATCGATTGATGCGGCGATCAGCATCCGCTTGTTACGCCCCAGCCAAATCGACGATATCGCCAATGCGATGGAACCGGTGATCTACGTCCCTTGGTCGGCCCGTGTGTCGCAAGTCCTCGATCAGCTCAACGACGACGACCGCAGTGTTGCTGTGGTCGTGAACGAGTTTGGCGAAGCCATCGGGGCGATCACGATCGACGATATTTTGCAATACGTTTTTGCTTCGCGGCACGCGCACGAGATGGATACGATTGGGGAAGCGACCATCCAAATGCTCGAAGAAAATCACTACCGTGTCCACGGATCCGCCAGCGCGCGTGCACTGGCCAAACGATTGGGGATCGAAACGGTCGAAGAGGGCGTGACGACGGTGGCGGGGCTGATCCAGCGACATAACGAACGACTACCCCGCGTTGGCGATCGTGCTCCGCTGGATCGTTACACGCTGGAGGTGATCGAGGAAAAAGACGATGCGGTGTGGATCGATGTCCGTGTGATCGAAGAACGTTCTGATTCACCGGAGATGCCGTCATGA
- a CDS encoding tetratricopeptide repeat protein, with amino-acid sequence MILMIAVLALAGCRSIRRIGESRQSIAARRLSGQGFKAMHSNQWDVAETLFSDALEVSSADDRAHWGLAESLWQRGEHDAAIEHMEQAVRLSASDPKRVQRLGRMYLEVGRDQEAQQQSLAALAAARSSADVWALRGDCLLAAGQLPEALAAYHRALALQPDFPEVQLQAAEIYHREHRYGRLLATLDRLQDGMGTDATPARADVLQGIAMRQLGRSDEAQKCFVRATEKDPTDSTARLELATLLLDQGNVEAAKESLAMALRLNPNLVGPNALGGEANWANEVKKQQERLANEQHGFDMPASLR; translated from the coding sequence ATGATACTGATGATAGCGGTGTTGGCGTTAGCCGGCTGCCGCTCGATTCGGCGGATTGGCGAAAGTCGGCAATCGATTGCGGCTCGGCGGCTTTCCGGGCAGGGGTTCAAAGCGATGCACAGCAACCAGTGGGATGTCGCTGAAACCTTGTTCAGTGACGCGTTGGAGGTGTCTAGCGCCGATGACCGTGCCCATTGGGGGTTGGCGGAATCGCTTTGGCAACGCGGTGAACATGACGCCGCAATCGAGCACATGGAGCAAGCGGTCCGGCTCAGCGCCAGCGATCCCAAACGGGTCCAGCGACTCGGCCGCATGTATCTCGAAGTGGGACGCGACCAAGAGGCTCAGCAGCAAAGTCTTGCGGCGTTGGCGGCGGCCCGCAGCTCGGCCGACGTGTGGGCATTGCGAGGCGATTGTTTGCTCGCAGCAGGCCAGCTGCCCGAAGCGTTGGCAGCGTACCATCGTGCGTTGGCGCTGCAGCCTGATTTTCCCGAAGTCCAATTGCAGGCAGCGGAAATCTATCACCGAGAACATCGGTACGGACGGCTGTTGGCAACATTGGATCGGTTGCAGGACGGAATGGGAACCGATGCCACCCCGGCACGCGCGGACGTGCTGCAGGGGATCGCGATGCGGCAGCTTGGACGCAGCGACGAAGCTCAAAAATGTTTCGTGCGTGCGACCGAGAAAGACCCCACCGACTCGACGGCGCGTCTTGAACTCGCCACGCTGTTGTTGGACCAAGGCAACGTCGAAGCGGCCAAAGAATCGCTGGCGATGGCGCTGCGGCTGAACCCAAATCTGGTAGGCCCCAATGCACTAGGCGGTGAAGCCAATTGGGCAAACGAGGTCAAAAAGCAACAAGAGCGGCTGGCCAACGAACAACACGGGTTCGACATGCCAGCGAGTTTGCGGTAA
- a CDS encoding DUF21 domain-containing protein, which produces MMIAIIIFTVGLLLSAFFSGSETGLYRVSRTRLVLDGLSGSRMARGVVWLLNHPAIFVATMLVGNNIANYLVSLAIVMAALILFGVDTSAELIGPVLMTPVVFVLGELLPKYLFFHAPYRLLRATRPALLIATIVFAPVTILLGLLGNALRLLTGETPFRVRLTMARGELDQVLRDGHEAGILAAGQRVLAQNLFEVGNQPAVSYGVPPQRLAIVQAPVNVSEAKQQARRRNHPIVLVQRGGRIIGFLRYADLCVANPRVDIKPVIRGRTTDRHLRILLRLYDAASDVAVLFDDHGDMRSVVTRRQLLQPLIK; this is translated from the coding sequence ATGATGATCGCGATAATCATCTTCACGGTCGGGTTGTTGCTGAGCGCGTTTTTTAGTGGCAGCGAAACGGGGCTGTACCGTGTCTCGCGAACCCGCTTGGTGCTCGACGGGCTCAGTGGTTCACGCATGGCGCGTGGGGTCGTATGGCTTTTAAATCATCCTGCGATCTTTGTCGCAACGATGTTGGTCGGAAACAATATCGCCAACTACTTGGTCAGTTTGGCGATCGTGATGGCCGCGTTGATCTTGTTCGGTGTCGACACCAGCGCGGAACTGATCGGTCCTGTGTTGATGACGCCTGTCGTGTTTGTGCTGGGCGAATTGTTGCCAAAGTACCTGTTCTTTCACGCTCCCTATCGGTTGCTGCGAGCGACCCGCCCTGCACTGCTGATCGCCACGATTGTATTTGCGCCGGTCACGATCCTGTTGGGATTGCTGGGCAACGCACTGCGGTTGCTTACCGGCGAGACGCCGTTCCGCGTGCGATTGACGATGGCTCGCGGTGAATTGGATCAAGTGTTACGAGACGGTCACGAAGCCGGCATCTTGGCGGCCGGCCAGCGGGTGTTGGCCCAGAACTTGTTCGAAGTCGGCAATCAACCGGCCGTTTCGTACGGAGTGCCGCCCCAGCGTTTGGCGATCGTGCAGGCGCCAGTGAATGTGTCCGAGGCGAAACAGCAAGCTCGTCGACGCAACCACCCCATCGTGCTCGTCCAGCGTGGCGGGCGAATCATCGGCTTTTTGCGTTATGCCGATTTGTGTGTTGCCAATCCGCGAGTCGACATCAAACCGGTCATTCGAGGGCGAACTACTGATCGACATCTGCGGATTCTGCTGCGGCTATATGATGCCGCAAGCGACGTGGCGGTGTTATTTGATGATCATGGTGACATGCGATCCGTCGTCACACGCCGTCAATTACTGCAGCCGCTGATCAAATAG
- a CDS encoding flagellar biosynthesis anti-sigma factor FlgM, which produces MSASQQAGGAQRTQSPTPATPPKSAAPVDQLDISSAASGVNRLEGAIAGGGEIRIDRVADLRRQIASGNYDTPEKMDAALERMLDQFA; this is translated from the coding sequence ATGTCCGCCTCGCAACAAGCAGGTGGGGCACAACGAACCCAATCCCCGACCCCAGCGACGCCACCGAAATCCGCGGCACCTGTGGATCAGCTCGACATCAGCAGTGCGGCGTCGGGCGTCAATCGGCTCGAGGGTGCGATCGCCGGTGGGGGCGAGATCCGCATCGACCGCGTGGCCGATCTTCGTCGCCAAATTGCCAGCGGCAATTACGATACGCCTGAGAAGATGGATGCCGCCTTGGAGCGGATGTTGGACCAGTTCGCATAG